In Salvelinus fontinalis isolate EN_2023a chromosome 8, ASM2944872v1, whole genome shotgun sequence, the genomic stretch tcaaccgatcgctgcccgcacctgcctgcccgactagcatcactactctggatggttctgacttagaatatgtgtacaattacaaatacctaggtgtctggttagactgtaaactctccttccagactcacattaagcatctccaatccaaaatgaaatctagaatcggcttcctatttcgcaacaaagcctccttcactcacgctgccaaacatgtatgctctcgtcggctggccctcgcttcatattcatcgccagacccactggatccaggtcatctataagtctctgctaggtaaagccccgccttatctcagctcactggtcaccataacaacacccacctgtagcatgcactccagcaggtatatctcactggtcatccccaaagctaacatgtcacgttctgaccttagttcctttgttttgtcttttgttttagtatggtcagggcgtgagttgggtgggttgtctatgttagtttttctatgattttctatttctgtgtttggcctgatatggttctcaatcagaggcagctgtcaatcgttgtccctgattgggaaccatatttaagtagcctgttttctgttgggttttgtgggtggttattttcagtctttgtgtgtctgcaccagacagaactgtttcggttttcactttgttgttttgtatttgaagtgttcagttttggattattattaaataagatgaacactaaccacgctgcgctttggtcctctccttccaccgacgacaaccgttacatAACACCCACGTTGGCCGcccttccttccagttctctgctgccaatgactggaacgaattgcaaaaatcgctgaagttggagacttatatctccctcgctaactttaagcatcagctatctgagcagcttaccgatcgctgcagctgtacatagcccatctgtaaatagcccacccaactacctacctcatccccatattgtttttatttactttttttgcacaccagtatttctacttgcccatcatcatctgcacatctatcacttcagtgttaatttgctgaattgtaattacttcgctactatggcctatttattgaattacctccttactccatttgcacacactgtatctagattgttctattgtgttattgactgtacttttgtttatcctatgtgtaactctgtgttgttttttgtcgtactgctttgctttatcttggccaggttgcagttgtaaatgagaacttgttctcaactggcctacctggttaaataagggttaaatacaaTTTTCAAAATCAGAACATACAAGAATAACGGATGCAATTACTGAAATGCAATGAGTCATTGTCTTGATGTGGTCGATGCAGATAAAGAACCGTCTCTAGGGTAAAATGACTTAGCTACTGCCATAGCCGGGAAATAGAAAATACAATTAAGGGTAGAATATTGGTATCATTTCTGCATATCAATCAAGGTATTTATTCAAGCTGTCGCCTGGAACAGCATGTTTACTGGCTAGTTGGGTACATCACACTTTTAATGCTGCCATTGTTCGTCATGCAGCTGTGTATGTAAACAGATTCAATTATGTCCGTGTTATCtggaatccttgggacgtccctaccctaaaccttACCTAACCCATTTAAcgtgtcaacttcaatggggtagagACATCCCAAATGATCCCAGATAGCATGGACCCAATTGAATATGTTTACATAGTATGGGTTTATTAGCTATTATTTTAAAATTAAAATTATGAATTTCAGCACCCCGTGGAAGGGGCCGCTGTTGTACAGGACACACATAGGCACAGGAAAGCATTTTCAGAATTGACATTTTTACAAGAATCGACTGATAATGACACAATGTTGCTAGCATATCGCGCGACCAGTCATCAAATCTCCACGGCGATATAAGAGAAAGTTCCCAAGCTACTTTAGCCGATGGAAGTAGagcttttttaaacttttttaattgtttaaatttaaaaaaataaaaataaaaaacatgtaaaaaaatatatatattatatatattttttaaaattattattatttttattttttattttattaacaacaaatcaatacagaaagtacataagggaacataagtatatatagattatatacaatggacaatcgagctagggggtacaatatcacattacaattacacaaggaccttaagggacatacatacacttacaatTCTAACAGCTGTTTTGTTAGTAGCGTATTTAACTGTtttaaaatacagttcaatttatttttgtagggtaagaaaatgtgggtttttttgtttgtaaatttacatttgtgtatatgaaatttggccaaaagaatagtgaaatgaattacataaatgtttcagcttatttctatcgtatgtaaagaatccaagcagtacatttctccacaatagtgtaaaatcttcataaatgtgttcaattataaacctactgatgtcttgccacagttttcttacatgaatacaatgccaaaaaagatgcaacactgtttctgggtggtcattacaaaaggagcaatttgagttgatgttttccttaaacttcttcatatagtggttggcaggataatatttatgaataattttaaaggaaacttccttaattttgttaacaagtaggtatgtgtctggcaacatccaaacttttttccaacagatattatcaataaatccattccaataaggcatgacataaggtatagatacaacatcctgctgaaacaaggttcgtaatcgctctgttgttgaatggaccaaaagagaaacaaatctttcctactgatgagtcaaaggggtcaatagaaggtaggctctgagggtcaggtcttgacacgttcctgaataacagagctacacctgagggaatggcgtctaaaacaattgcaaaatctttaggtgttacagggaccttgtaaagtgataagaattccttataactgagtaaaagaccctctgcatttaacagttggctcaccaataggatattatttcggaaccaatatactaaaaacaaagaagtatttttatacaatatatcccgattattccatatataatatctgtgtggagGAAAATTGTAtttataaattaaggaccatgacaagaaaatctgccgatgaaaagcagaaagtttcactggaatttttcaatattataattgcaaaacaacatgaagttaaggccaccaaaagtagagaagacatgatgaggaatacaattccagatagaagtgggtcttcttaggaattgtttttgatcttaaaagtattatttaaagtagtaaagtccagaaaattcagtCCACCATTCTCATAAGTGATCATTAAaacagttttcctaatgtaatgggtacggtttctccaaagaaagttgaaaagcatctggtctatctccttgcttattttactgtcaagatataaaggtagagcgccatatgttagtctagagataccttcggccttggttattaggactctaccttttaaagataagtccctctgtagccattgatttagcttctTCTGGGTATTTTTAATAAGAGGGTTAAAATTTAGTACGCCTCTAGACTTCTGATCCTTTGTAATGGTTATGCCTAAATATGTAAGTTCTTCTTTTACTGGAATACCATAATATGAAGGTGTCACACAATCTTTGACAGCTATGAGTTCACATTTATTAATGTTAAGGTATAGACCAGACACTTTGGAAAAGGATTGTATCACATTGATTGATATGGGAATTTGGTTAGcgtctttcagaaaaagtgtagtaTCATCAGCCAGCTGGCTTATAATAATTTTTTTACCAGCTATGGAAATACCTTGTACAGGACTATTATTTAAAGAATTTGCAAGAAGTTGGGTGATTAATAAAAACAGGTACGGGGAGATAGGACAACCTTGCCTAATTCCTCTCTTTAACTCAAATCTAGGTGAGTATTTCAATTTGATAGAGCTGTTACCATTTGCATAGAGAGTCTTAATAGCCTTACAGAAAAAATCCCCAAAGCCAAGTCTCTCAAGGGAGTGTAAGAGAAACTGATGCCCTACTGTGTCAAATACTTATAAAAATCAAAAAATAATATGaagctatttttatttatttatttattttaccgttattttaccaggtaagttgactgagaacacgttctcatttgcagcaacgacctggggaatagttacaggggagaggagggggatgaatgagccaattgtaactATCCTCAGTTATTAGGTCTGAGTAGTCAAGTATGTCTAATACTAGTCTGACATTGTTAGAAATATGTCTGTTCCTCATGAAGCAAGACTGTGTGTCATCAATGATTCCATCCAGGACTTCTTTGATTATTTTTGCAAGTAGTAAAGCTAATATCTTATAGTCATTATTAAGAAAACAAATTGGACGCCAGTTATCGATGAGCAGCACTTCTTTTTTAGGCTTAGGTATCAGTGTTATTAACCCCTGACTCATTGTAGGAGGTAGAACATTGTTTTTAATACTCTCTAAAAAGACTTCAAATAGCAAGGGAGCTATTTGTTCAGAAAATAATTTGTAAAATTCTGATGTAATTCCATCAACACCTGGTGATTTATTGTTCTTTAGATGTTTGATAGACTCTATAATCTCTTCAACTTTGATGGGTTCATCACACTGTTTAGATTCTATATCACTGATAGAGTGAACATTATTCAGTGAGGTAAAAAACATATCTGTGGATTCCTGACAGTACGTAGAGCTATACAATTTTCTGTAAAAATTGCTACAGTATTTAGCGATTAATTTTGGTCATCTGTAATAAAACCATCAATGTTTAATTTATGGATAGTGTTGTTTTTCGAGTGAAATTTCTCAAGTCCAAAGAAATAGGATGaattctgttctccctcctcaatCCATGTTTTCCTAGATCTAATAAAGTCTCCTTCTGCttttaatctatatatattatccagttACTTTGTAACTCAATCAGTTCCATCTTCTCCTCCCCCGAGAGGCCGGCTGGGGACCTCTGAGAAAGGGAAGTTATCTTAATGATCACCTTTTCCTCCTCAGCTCTTCTGGTCTTAGCAAGATTACTACCATATTTTCTAAGGTATTTGGACACCTCAAATTTAAAGAGCTCCCAGTTCTTGCAATAAGATTTTTCTTCACAAGCCCTTTCCCAAAAGTGTGAGAGCAGATCTTTAACCTCAAATTTAACTATATCATTATTTAATAATGAGCTATTTAGCTTCCAGTAGGATGCTCTGCCAAGGTTAGTATCAGGGGTAAATATTTTGATATCAATGTAAATGGCCCTATGGTCTGTGAGGGGAGTAGTACAGATATTTGTAGTAACACACTCACTATCAATACATTTGGATATAAGCCAAAAATCTATTCTGGATTGTCTGGAACCTGTTTTGTTACTCCAAGTGAATGATCTGTCGGCCggaaacctctctctctatatatcagtAAGAtcaaacttttccataaaaagtATTAAACCCAAATTCTGATTGGTTGGTCTACCTGGGGGCCATCTATCAGTTGAATTATCTATAGTAATGTTAAAGTCCCCTCCTATCAACAATAACGAATTGGGAAATGTAGATAACCAATGAAgtatatgtttctctatagattcaAGCAATTCATCATTCTCATGTTTGGTGTTGTACCCATAGAAGTTTACAGTAATGAGTGTAATGTCATTGTAACTGATTACAAGACAAGTAAAGTGACCAAAGGGGTCACATTCGGAGGGTAGAATATTACCACCAAAGGTATTTTTCATTGTAGTGACACCAGCGGAGCGTTCAGATCCATGGGAAAGCCAAATATCGTTGCCCCACTGTGACCTCCAAAGTTGGCATCAGCCGAAATTGAGTGAGACTCTTGAAGAAAGCAAAAATCTGTTCGAAATTGTTTAGCAAATAAAAATAAGGCCTTGCGCTTCACAGTGTTTCGTAACCCCCTAGCATTAAGAGAAActaaagacaaagacaaaacaacgaATATTATTTACAAGTATAAACTGTAGTAGGATGAGTCAAAGACGTAGGAGCAGTGAACGTAAACGATAAGGAACGGAGATCTGCACCATTTAAGTCAATTTAAAGTGAAAATAGCTTATTCCATAAACTTTGAGCTAGACGTTATCCGGCTTTGAAATTCAACTCAACTGAAATTTATGTTCAAGACCAAACCAAGGGTTCTTGTAGTAAGAGAGACTAACCCTCTTTAGTGTAATCAGGAACTATTCTAAGaaataaaatacactgctcaaaaaaataaagggaacacttaaacaacacattttagtcatttagcagacgctcttatccagagcgacttacagtagagtgcatacatttttattacattttttacatactgagacaaggatatccctaccggccaaaccctccctaacccggacgacgctatgccaattgtgcgtcgccccacggacctcccggttgcggccggctgcgacagagccttggCGCgatcccagcccagcctgggcgcgaacccagagactctggtggcgcagctagcactgcgatgcagtgcagcattcaaaagtgaccaaaacatcagtcaggaagcataggaactgagaagtggtctgtggtcaccacctggagaaccactcctttattgggggtgtcttgctaattgcctataatttccaccttttgtctattccatttgcacaacagcatgtgaaatttattttcaatcagtgttgcttcctaagtggacagtttgatttcacagaagtgtgattgacttggagttacattgtgttgtttaagtgttccctttatttttttgagcagtgtacaaaataataatttaaataaaAGGGTACCTACTATTTTAAGTGCATATGAAAACGGATCATAAAATAattgaataaaaaatgttttacatataCACGTTCCTAAGATCTTTTTTTGGAAATATAAAGTATTAATAATTAAATGGAAAAATAACAGTGTAAAGTCAGAGCAGACCTGTATGCCCTTTAAAACAGCATCTTAGTAACTGtatacataaaaaataaatacagctTTCAATCTTCTTCGTAAGTTTGTAAACAAAATAGGTCTTCTGGTCATACAAGAACAAACTAATAAATTGAAGTACCTGAGTATCCCTGAAAAAATAGTCACCTGATGCTTGTTAGGTAAAcaacataaagaaaatgagaatacCATCGCTGAAACCATCAACCTGTTCCTTCTGGTGAGATTTTAGGGAGGAATACGGATTTCTGAACCGTTGATGAAGCGTCGTCCTCCGACGAAGTAAGCCTGAGGAAGTAGAGCTATCTGCTGAGCAATATTTGCTTGCTGGTCACATTTCTttagacaccacttttcttaaaaataaaaaaaatattacgaAATACAGTATTTTAAGCGAGCTAGCTTTAGTAATCCAGCAACGAAAaagaaaacacataaaaacagacAGCTGTGCTCACCGCTCAAACTTTCTTGCCTTGCGTGCCGCGTTCATGAAACCCATGTGTGCTAGCACCCGTAAAATTGCTACTATGGCTCTTGGGAGGTTTCATGTTGCACCAACATTGTTGCAGATCTAGAATATTCACAGTACTGACAAATCAAGACACAGGGGGCAGAGATGTAATCACTTTAATGATACATTGTTTATAAATACATAATTAATCAAAAGATACCTCTAGGTTTCCTTTGATTTACATTCAGTCATTTGAGATTTTCAATTACAGTAGTATCACTCAACAAGCCATtataaaaatacatttgtttAATCAATAATCAAGTTCTTCATGTACAATTTAGCACACACAGAGAATAAATAATTGTTTTCTATGGATTTATATTGAATTTTCTATTCAGTTTTACAAAGCTGAATTTCAATTAAAGTCAATTACAGTTTAGTGAACTTGCTGTTTCTCTACAATTAAATCAAAAGACAATTGGGTGATGCAGTATTGGATTATTGGCAGAAACCTATGCAAAGCACAAACAGGCTCATTTTATGAATAAAAACAAAACAGCTCTATTGAAAATATATTGTCCACAAGCAAGAGCTTTCAGATCTTAGGcagctggaggaaacagcagatATTCTTATATCCCGCATGTAATATTGAGAAGGCTCTTCATTTTTATCCTATTTCTCTCGTGCAGTATTCAGCCCCTCTCCCTTATTACTAGAACTAGTTTTGTGaacaaacacaaaacattttGACAGTTAACAAAGAAGAAAAGCAGCCTTATCCATAATTATAGTTACTTCAGACAGGAACCAACATTTTCCTCAGAGATCCTTCATTAAACCACAGTGTTTTTCACATCCTCTGGCTCCTGGATATGCAAATTTTCTGCCTAAAAGTAAAAGAAAAGACCAAAGTGACAAGTTATAGACCAGTAGATCAAAAAAGTCTAGCAGCTGTCGATGGCATCCCATTATTATACTGCCTGTCTTGATTACAGTAGACCGGCATGTAAATCAAACGTACCACATACGAGAGGGTATAAAAGGTTGCGTCTGTGTTTTTACAGTGAGATCTCATCCTGACAACTCACCTTTTGGACAAGCCCAGTGGCCTCTATTTCAGAATCAGAGCCATCAGTAGCCGCTCCGTTCTGCACACCATGGACCCCAGCGTCCTCAGGGGCCACAGAGCTCTCTATGGTCAGCTGGGGGGTGTCTATGGCCGAGAGCTGGAGCTCAACACTCTCCAGGTCATGGGAGTTTGTCACTTCGGAGGTACTCTCAGTTAATGCAGCAGGGTGCTGTTTTGAAGAAGGCTCAGACTTTCCCCTTTTAACACCCTTTTCTTCCTCCGCCAGTTTCTCTTCCCCTGACTTTTGACCACTACCGGAGGCCCcttctgtggtggtggtgtcatCCCTGCTTTCAGACCCAGGTTTCTTCTCTGCAGTAGGATCCTCACTACAGGTGGAGTCTGCATCCAGGTCTCTGGCCCCTGAGGAGGGCTCTTCAATAGGTAGGGGCCGTGAGGAGACTGCAGGTGTGCTGGTGAGTGACTCATCGTAGCGAGGACTACTAGGGGATCTGAGGCTGGACCTGTCTCTAGTGAGGGTGCCTGACTTGCCTGGACTAGAACTCTGATGGAAATCAGAGAAGCTGGCCTTCCATGACTTGGGGGACATGAGAGATCGCCTCATCAGAGAGCCAGTCCTGAAAGATATGTGAGAGGGGGGATATGACTACATGTTGATACACTTACTTTTGCTTTGATTAGTGTTATGCTTTATAATATACTCTGTGTTTAGTTCATCCCAGACCACAACCCATTGATAGAATCAAATGGGAGGAAAGTcaattaagatttttttttaaagtgctgGTGAGAGATGTAAAATCCTTACCAACTTACCGATTCAACCCCTTGATGACAAATACCTTGTCTGGATGCTGATCCTTCAGATCCTTCATCACATTCTGCAAATCACTGTTGAACTGAAAGAGAGGAAGTTACACCAGATCAAAGACAGATATAAACCGAAAGAGCTAGGACTTTTGTTACCCAAATGCAGACAAAACAGTTCCGTTCATTTGTATAAACCAAAGCAAAGCCCCACATGACTGCTATTTTTGGATGTGTATTCCCACCCCAGTTATTGAGAATAATATGAACTGCACATACAGTAGTCATTTCCTTGAAGAAGGTGTCCCGCAAATTTGAGATGGCTGTGAAGACTGACACATAGCATCCAATTCGGCTTTAGGAacaaaatgaaagaaaaaaaCATTATTAATATGGATAGGTTATTAGACACTTGACATGATGATGTATTTATTTGAATGGTATGTCATTCTGCTATCTGGCTCTGTGCTGACTTCTGACTCCTTACCTGTCATAGAGAGCAGGGAGCTCCTCCCTCAGCTCTCTGTTGATGCCCTCAAAGACACTCTGGGCTATGTTCACCTCATCAGCTGCCTGTACAGAGAAAACCACCATGATAAGATTGAGTTTTGTAGCTTAGCTTAAATGATAATTGCTGTGCAAAGTAAGTAGACAGGGGTATTTTGTCTGTCTGACCTTGGCTATTTTGACATCATCTTTCTTTTTAGCATTCTGCATCGCCTCCAAGTGGTGACGGGAGGAATCGTAGTCAACCAGCTTCCTGCCTCGTTTGGCCACCTTCTCCTGGAGatttggaggagaggaaggatgcACTTGAAAGATAACATACTGTAtttaggaagtgtgtgtgtgtgtgtgtgtgtgtgtgtgtgtgtgtgtgtgtgtgtgtgtgtgtgtgtgtgtgtgtgtgtgtgtgtgtgtgtgtgtgtgtgtgtgtgtgtgtgtgtgtgtgtgtgtgtgtgtgtgtgtgtgtgcgtgtatgcgtgCCACCTGCACATTTTTTGCCTTACTCTGACATCTGGGAACTGGCTCATATAAGACTCCATGGTACGAAGCGCCTGGTCTAACAGCTTCGCCTCATAATCATTCCACAGGAGGTCTTCACCCTGTTAGCATaagatatatttatttattttttacagaaatgtgcATTATAATAACCAACGAAGAAGTCATGCATGTCATCCTTAATAATACAGCAGTGCTATGACTAACCTCTACAATGGCCCCCAGGTCCTCTTCTCCATCCCAGTCCGGCTCATAGACATCATACAGAGACTGGGAAAGACGTTTTGAAGCTTCCCGCATTTCTGTGAAAAAGTGGTCAACACGGATCACATTTTATCAGGCCTTGGACACCGCTGATGGTAAAGCTATAGAAAACCATGACATTTAGGGACAACATCTTACATGTTACATCATCATA encodes the following:
- the LOC129860700 gene encoding bridging integrator 2-like, translating into MSEGHSPKGGAGVFAKRVQRQLSRGKEKVLQKFGKTVETKDERFEHCLLNLTDQQIDGNRLYKDLKHYLSSVKEMREASKRLSQSLYDVYEPDWDGEEDLGAIVEGEDLLWNDYEAKLLDQALRTMESYMSQFPDVREKVAKRGRKLVDYDSSRHHLEAMQNAKKKDDVKIAKAADEVNIAQSVFEGINRELREELPALYDSRIGCYVSVFTAISNLRDTFFKEMTTFNSDLQNVMKDLKDQHPDKVFVIKGLNRTGSLMRRSLMSPKSWKASFSDFHQSSSPGKSGTLTRDRSSLRSPSSPRYDESLTSTPAVSSRPLPIEEPSSGARDLDADSTCSEDPTAEKKPGSESRDDTTTTEGASGSGQKSGEEKLAEEEKGVKRGKSEPSSKQHPAALTESTSEVTNSHDLESVELQLSAIDTPQLTIESSVAPEDAGVHGVQNGAATDGSDSEIEATGLVQKAENLHIQEPEDVKNTVV